The genomic segment TCAGATTCGCCAATTTCCATTGCACGGACAATCTGTCCCACATCGATGCCTTGACCACCAGAGGGATTTCTACCGAGTCGATTCCAAGCAGATTCACCCCGCGAAGAATGAACGGCATGACATTGCCCTGAAAATTCGTCCCGGCAGTCAGCCCACAGCACGAGACGCTGGCACCACGCCGCAGCGATTTGACGACGTTAAATAGAATATCGCCGCCAACAGTATCAACTGCGCCAGCCCACCGCTCCTTGAGAAGAGGCTTGTCCGCGCCCTCCTCAAGCACCCTACGCTCAATGATCTGGTCGGCACCAAGCCGGGTGAGGAAAGCGGCTTGATCGGCCTTACCGGTCACCGCAGCGACGCTGTAACCAAGACGGGACAGCAAAGCGACCGCAATGCTGCCAACGCCACCGGTAGCACCGGTCACCAGAACTGGCGCATCGGCTGCCGGCTCAAGGCCAGCCTGTTCAAGCCTGTCTACGCAAAGTGCGGCGGTCAATCCCGCCGTTCCGAGCACCATGGCTTCGCGCAAGGAAAGCCCGGCTGGACGCTTGATCACCCATGCCGCCGGCACACGAATGAACTGGCCAAAACCGCCCGCCGTGTTCATTCCAAGGTCATACCCAGTAACGATGACTTCATCGCCTTCAGAAAACTCCGAGGCGCTCGACTCGGCAACAGTGCCGGCCGCATCGATGCCTGGTGTGTGCGGAAAGTTTCGCGTAACACCGCGGTTGCCGCCGGCCGACAAGGCATCCTTGTAGTTCAGCGATGAATAGCTGACACGAATCAGTACCTCACCCGCAGGGAGTTCATCGATTCCCCTCTCGACAACACGTGTTTCGAAACGGCCATCGGCATATTCGCTGGCTTGCAGCGCCTTGAAGCTACGCATTAGTTGCTCCTTATTGCCAGAATCGCTGTTCGTTAAGGCGTGTCCAGCCCTTCAGCAAGCCGTGCTCCACGGT from the Stutzerimonas stutzeri genome contains:
- a CDS encoding YhdH/YhfP family quinone oxidoreductase: MRSFKALQASEYADGRFETRVVERGIDELPAGEVLIRVSYSSLNYKDALSAGGNRGVTRNFPHTPGIDAAGTVAESSASEFSEGDEVIVTGYDLGMNTAGGFGQFIRVPAAWVIKRPAGLSLREAMVLGTAGLTAALCVDRLEQAGLEPAADAPVLVTGATGGVGSIAVALLSRLGYSVAAVTGKADQAAFLTRLGADQIIERRVLEEGADKPLLKERWAGAVDTVGGDILFNVVKSLRRGASVSCCGLTAGTNFQGNVMPFILRGVNLLGIDSVEIPLVVKASMWDRLSVQWKLANLNDLVQEISLEDLPEAIERILAGRQVGRMLVRLE